The Xiphophorus couchianus chromosome 5, X_couchianus-1.0, whole genome shotgun sequence genome includes a region encoding these proteins:
- the LOC114143953 gene encoding 5-hydroxytryptamine receptor 4, translating to MENSSLAWPGNDNASLHIELPSCATLRSQISRIFLYAFLSVGTGCTVVGNFLVVLSISYFKQLQSPTNSFVLSLAVADCLVGLLVMPFSMIRTVEGCWYFGSLFCRLHSSLDVMLCTASIFHLSCIAFDRYYAVCNPLVYSLKMSNSHVALLIAICWTVPMLISFGPIMLDLHVADVDIFIPSDLCVFLVSRVYAVMASLVAFYLPMAIMLVAYWKIFKAAKRQAKQISAMESQMAAGVGKDSSKKKRHRNTMKREGKAAKTLGIIMGVFLIFWMPFFTVNIVDPFIEYTTEGVVWDVFLWLGYINSSLNPFLYGFFNRCFRRAFLMFLSCKVCLPEISSGMELSHSKKEKN from the coding sequence ATGGAGAACAGCAGCCTGGCATGGCCTGGAAATGATAATGCTTCTCTTCATATTGAACTACCATCATGCGCCACACTGAGGAGCCAGATCTCACGGATTTTCCTGTATGCCTTCCTCTCAGTTGGCACAGGCTGCACTGTTGTGGGAAACTTCTTGGTTGTCTTGTCTATTTCCTACTTTAAACAGCTACAGTCGCCAACAAATTCTTTTGTTCTGTCCCTTGCAGTGGCTGACTGCCTTGTTGGGCTGCTAGTGATGCCTTTTAGCATGATTCGAACTGTGGAGGGATGTTGGTACTTTGGGTCTCTTTTTTGTAGGCTTCACTCCAGCCTAGATGTCATGCTGTGTACTGCCTCTATATTCCATCTCAGCTGCATTGCCTTTGATCGGTATTACGCAGTCTGCAATCCCCTGGTTTACTCCCTAAAGATGTCCAACAGTCATGTAGCTCTCCTCATTGCTATTTGTTGGACTGTTCCTATGCTCATTTCATTTGGCCCCATAATGCTAGATCTTCATGTTGCTGATGTTGACATCTTTATTCCTTCAGACTTGTGTGTGTTCTTGGTCAGCCGTGTTTATGCTGTCATGGCCTCTTTGGTAGCCTTTTACTTGCCTATGGCTATTATGCTTGTGGCATATTGGAAGATCTTCAAAGCTGCAAAGCGACAGGCCAAGCAGATTAGTGCCATGGAAAGCCAAATGGCTGCTGGAGTGGGCAAAGActcaagcaagaaaaaaagacaccGCAATACTATGAAGAGGGAAGGAAAGGCCGCAAAAACTTTAGGTATCATAATGGGAGTTTTCCTTATCTTCTGGATGCCTTTCTTCACTGTCAACATTGTGGATCCGTTCATTGAGTACACCACCGAAGGGGTCGTTTGGGATGTTTTTCTCTGGTTGGGATATATAAACTCATCTTTAAATCCCTTCCTGTATGGATTTTTCAATCGCTGTTTTCGTAGAGCGTTCCTCATGTTTCTCAGCTGCAAGGTGTGTTTACCTGAAATATCGTCTGGAATGGAGTTGTCGCATtctaagaaagagaaaaactaa